The following coding sequences are from one Nicotiana tomentosiformis chromosome 3, ASM39032v3, whole genome shotgun sequence window:
- the LOC138907339 gene encoding uncharacterized protein, whose product MWDKLEVTYEGTNKLKETRINLLVRDYDLFQMKDGESVEEMFSRFSKILGDLKSFGRPIKSGEQVRKIVRSLPTIWQSKVIALECQDLDKISYDELRGDLIAFEKTHLDIQIQEKKKTVAFKATVAELENEKGEEGGEQDENIAMLYHLDIQIQEKKKTVAFKATVAEPENEKGEEGGEQDENIAMLYQVVTSMMRKNRNSRRGKPNFRKGRINNKTDKNDGRCYECGKFGHIQADCPELNKKLSRNMQKKKYFGAWSDEEESDHEEVANICFMAINENEDLGELGLMADGDDKEDN is encoded by the coding sequence ATGTGGGACAAACTGGAGGTCACGTACGAAGGAACCAACAAATTGAAAGAAACAAGGATCAATCTTTTGGTTCGAGACTACGATCTATTTCAAATGAAGGATGGAGAATCAGTGGAAGAGATGTTCTCCAGGTTCAGCAAAATTCTTGGAGATCTAAAGTCCTTTGGCAGACCTATCAAAAGTGGTGAACAGGTTAGAAAAATTGTCAGGAGTTTGCCTACCATTTGGCAGTCAAAAGTCATCGCTTTGGAATGTCAGGATCTTGATAAAATTTCCTACGATGAACTCAGAGGTGATCTAATTGCTTTTGAGAAAACTCACTTGGATATACAAAttcaagaaaagaagaaaactgTTGCCTTTAAGGCAACTGTGGCTGAACTAGAAAATGAAAAAGGAGAAGAAGGAGGAGAACAAGATGAAAACATTGCCATGCTCTATCACTTGGATATACAAAttcaagaaaagaagaaaactgTTGCCTTTAAGGCAACTGTGGCTGAACCAGAAAATGAAAAAGGAGAAGAAGGAGGAGAACAAGATGAAAACATTGCCATGCTCTATCAAGTTGTAACAAGCATGATGAGGAAAAACAGAAATAGCAGAAGAGGGAAGCCTAACTTCAGGAAAGGAAGGATAAACAATAAAACTGATAAAAATGATGGAAGGTGCTACGAATGTGGAAAGTTTGGTCATATTCAAGCTGATTGTCCTGAACTAAATAAGAAACTCAGCAGAAACATGCAAAAGAAGAAATACTTCGGAGCATGGAGTGATGAAGAAGAGTCTGATCATGAGGAAGTTGCTAATATATGTTTCATGGCTATAAATGAAAATGAAGATTTAGGGGAGCTTGGACTAATGGCAGATGGAGATGATAAGGAAGACAACTAA